Genomic segment of Dermacentor albipictus isolate Rhodes 1998 colony chromosome 5, USDA_Dalb.pri_finalv2, whole genome shotgun sequence:
TCACCTAATATATCTGGACACTTCCCACGAAACACAAAACGTCTTGACAACTTCTCGgaacggctacaaacggctatagacatCTTGGTCTACACGAAGACGTCAAACAGACGTTCTTCGAAACATTATGTAGCGGCAAGTAGAGTGAATCAAACAGACTATTGTGTCTCAGCTGTGGTATCAGCCCACGCTTGACGTCAACGAAGCATATTTTGGTGAACATCTTCAGAGCGTCTAATTCAAGAACTTTTTTAGATGTTTGTTCAGACAAGGCGCGATACGCTTAGGTGTGCGCGTGAAAAAGATTTAAAATGCACGTGCCCGACGCGCAGCGTTTCATTCCGTGACACTTAACAAGCCAATGAGTTAGTTAACGTCGCGTCATAGCCTTTCGATGCTTAAATTTCCCCCTTTGGGTGAACAACCGCAAAAAGCCTGCAGGGTTATTTGATGTCATTTCGATCTTATCCCTCGATTGCAACACCTACGTGTTTTCCGAGCGGCCACCAACGTTCGCTCCACCAGGCGCGTAGCACGATCGAACGACAATCAGtgtagagaaaaaagaaacggccGGGCGCACATGTGTGCGCCTGTTCAGCGTCCCTATCAGCTAGAGCACAGGCCTTCATTTCCCCTAGCGTGAACAAGCGGTGACGAATCCACAATTGCGATATCGGCTATCGTCAACGGCAGATCTGCCGCGCGCGTTCGCAAACGTGCACTCCGTTTGAGAACGGCGAAATGCTATCTGCTCTTGTACAGCACCAGGGGGCGCGCTGTAGTTGCCGCCCGATTCGAAGGTAGATAGCCGCATAACATCAACATCACCAATCGCGTAGCACGGCCGGTACGGCAGCGAGATTAAAGCCTTTCGATACTTTTAGAGGAAATTTAGGCACTTTTGGGCTTTAGGTAATTGTCGTTGAGCCGCGCTCCCTCTATAACTTCATGTGGATAGCAGTGGATAGTGCCAATGTTTCCCTTGCTCAGGACTACGTGTCTCAGTAAAGTTTTGATTTCGGCGCGTGCTCATTCTTTAGCTTTCGCTCACCGGTGCGCATGGTTCCCCTGCCAAGTTCTATCGGGTTTATATTTTAGCTTGTGCACCGCTCATAGTTCTTTTGCTCGCATTCAAGCCTTGACCAGCGCCAGCAGAAGCGGTGCAGTTCTTACGGTACGTATACGTTTACTTTCTTCAACTTGCACGCAACTTTTGTTTTGGCGCGCCCGTACGTGCTCGTGTGAAGTTAGACTCGTTTATGCATTTGCATGCACCTATGTAGTAGAACGTTTTCTTGTGATCTAGGTGGCAAAGCTGAAATTTCACATAATTTCGTTGAATTATTCCAGAAATTCTATACTACggcaatggaaagaaagaaaaagccgtTTGAGGCTTTATCTCGACTGCAAAAATATCATCGACTTAGTGCTGTAGTCGAGCCCTTGGTTTGCGATCTTCACGTGCCAGGAAGTGTCGAACGAGAGTCACGTTCAACTGACGATACGGACAAAGTGCATACAGTGGATTCAGCTTCTTTTCCATCTGTTAGCGTCGCGTCAAACGATGGTTTCTCGGAGCACAGTTCCGGCTCTACAGGTGAAGTGTCGCGAGAATCGCATGAGAGGACTGTGTCAGGACCTATTGCTGCGCGAGACAAAGAAGCGAGTGCTGTGTTTTTTCGTGACGAACAGGACAGTTCAAGCTCTACTACATCGCTGCCAAGTGATACGAGTGAGCGAATGGAGTGCGCGGCAGCGTTTCGTCCGTCCGAACAGAGTGGTTCGACAGAGATGGCTCGCCACTTGAGAAATTGGGCGTGCGAGCATAATGTTACGCATACGGCGGTGTCCGCACTACTCAGAGTATTGAAAACACACCCCTGTCTTTCGGACTTGCCATCTGACGCACGGACGCTGCTTCGAACTCCGCGAGTGGCTTTGATTGAGGACTGTGCTAATGGCTCGTACTCTCATTTTGGCATTGCAGACAGCATTAATTCAATGTTAGCGAACAGTACGAATTTATCGCTAGTGTCGCAAAACATTGCCTTGTTTTTTTATATTGATGGGCTTCCACTCAGTAAAAGCTCACTAAGCCAGTTTTGGCCAATTCTAGCCAGCACATCTGACATTCCAGGAAGTGGTGTGTTTTTGGTTGGATGCTATCATGGAAATCAGAAACCATCTTCTCTGACTGACTTCCTTGGCCCTCTAGTCAAAGATCTGCTTCATCTTCTTGATAATGCACTGCAGGTTCACGGCAAGCCAGTTACCATTCGTGTGAAAGGTTTCATTTGTGATCCACCTGCACGTGCATTTATTTTAGGCACAAAGTTACATTCTGGCTACTATGGCTGTGGAAAGTGCAAACAAAAGGGTGAATATGCAGAAGGAATTGTTTTTCCAGAAACGCAGGCGCCATTGCGAACAGATGCCGACTTTGATCAAAGAGTGCAGGAAGAACGCCATGTTTCTGAAACGCCACTTTCAGCACTACCAATTGGCCCTGTTTCACAGTTTCCCTTAGACTACATGCACCTAGTATGTATCGGGGTCACTAAAAAGTTGATACTTCTTAGGTTGAGAGGCCCATTGCCACATCGTTTGCCTTCAGCATCTATTGAAAGGATGTCAAAATGGCTGTTGGCGCTAGCGCAGACACATTGTGAGGAGTTTGCCAGGAAGCCACGATCTCTCAGAGAGATTGATCGTTGGAAAGCAACTGAGCTTCGCTGCTTCCTTTTGTATTTAGGTCCGTGTGTTCTGAGAGGTATTTTGTCGAAAAATCTGTACAGTCACTTTCTCATTCTTCACACTGCAATCACCACACTTTCGAGCCCTTCTCTCTGTCGCGATTACTGCAGCTATGCAAAGGAGCTCcttatttgttttgtttcatCATTCCAGTCCATTTATGGAAAGCACACTCTTTCCTATAATGTTCATTCATTGGTTCATCTGGCTGATGATGTCTTGAGATACGAACTCTTGACAGCTTCAGTGCATTTCCAGCAGAAAATATCATGCATCACCTCAAGAAGTTGGTAAGGCACTCAAAGAAACCACTAGAGCAGCTGGTTAACCGAATAGCAGAACGACAGTCCTCAGGTACGTTGTTTGTCATCAAACAACCTTCTTTGCCAGGAGTAGAATGTTCACAGATTCACAGCAGTGGTCCACTTGCAGAGCGTTGCATTGGGCCTCAGTACCACATAGCAAGCTTTCCACAATTTACCTTAAGGACTTCTGAAGGCAACAATGTCTGTACCATGGCAGATGGCACTGTTGTCATGATATCAAACTTTGCACATGATAGTCAGGGAAATGAAGTGCTAATTGGGAAAGCCCTTGTATGTTCTGGTGACCTTTACACTACACCTTGTCCATCATCTCATCTTGGAATAGTCGTCGTGAAAAAGGTTGACAGTCCTCTTTCGTCAAGGATGCTCTGTGATGTTATGTCCAAGTGTGTGCTGCTGCCTCTTGCAGGCTCCCCCTCCGAATATGCACTGTTGCCCCTAATCCACTCAACTGTATTGCCTCCCCCCCTGCACATATAAAATCTGAAACTGTGGAATAGTTCATCCTTGTTAATTGCAGATATCTTTATTTCACTATAGACCTCGTGAAGCTGAATAGCTTTGCTGAGTCACCTTACAACTAAGCCATCTGGCTTCTAGGTCGCACTTGGGACATTAATTTCGAACTGGCAGATTTGGCTCTGTTAACAGCTGCAGCCAACTGTCCAACTGCCACTCTCAGTAGCTAAATTGCACATGACATCTCCTCATAGTGGCAATGGCAGTACTTATCAGCATATACAAAAACTTAAGCATAGCTACCACAACACTTGTTGCACTGCACCTAACAAATTAATGGCCTGCACATTACCACTCGTAAAATCACCATGCCTGACAGCCTAAGTGGATGTCCCAAGTGGCCAGCATGCGAGATGGCTTGGCCACTGGGTGACTCTGCAAAGTGACATGCCTTTGGTCTGCAAACATTTGTTCGCAATAGATATATTGAAAAGTAGAATGATAAACTACTCATACAAGGATAGTGTGTATAAAATGCTGTGTATTTGGGCCTTATGTGATGTGGTAAACTTGAATGTTTGCATGTAAACCTGTAAATAATGCACACTATGCAATAATACTGACAATCACTGAACACTAGATTATGCCTCTACTACATAATTGTTCCTCAAATAAATCTTGTGTAAAGTTTAATGCTTAAACACAGCACATCTCAATATTTTTACCTTGTTGCGGATAGCTTTTTTTATGCCTTTGTTTTTTACATCTGTGGTGTCCTGGACCAAAGCTGTGCCTATTGGGTTGACCTGTACACCTGTCAGAAGTTTTCTGCTCTCTTTTTGTTCTCCATGTTCACAATAATAGGTTATGTATGCTGTCTTGAGATTTGTTGATGACAACAGTGTTGCTGTTGTTCCAACCAACTGGTTGTTGAAGAATAAAAAGACGTGTTTGTGGCGGACTGTGCTGGGCACCCATGAATTGACAAAAGCTGTGAAACGACGTGCCCATCTCAATCCTTCTACAACACCTAGCTTCAAGGTGAAGGTGATCAAAACTACAGGTATGAAACAGTTTTTTGCAAATTGGTTTTATCATTTTGAGATTGCTGTTACTCTTAAAGCCATTGGCAGCCTGTAAGGGAGTTGGGGGAAGCATACAGAAAAGAAGCTGTTCAGCATGAATAACACAGATAAGTAAATATAGtatgcaatttctttttcagcaACATGCGATGAAGCTCGGCAAAAGTTGCCACAAGCAGAAAATTCGGACAATGTCGACACAACAGATCAAGGTAAGGGCTTCTCCTAATTCCATTTTCAGTATCCTTATACAATTCACATTTACAGAAAAAGGACGTGGTAAGCGGCGCAAATACACACGCATTTTGAGCTCGTCGGATGATTCGCAAGAGGAAGACAATTTCAATCTTCCGGAACCACCCATCTCTCAAAGGTAGTACCTGTTTTCAGGCACTCTTTCAATATATGCTAATCCGTGCACATGTTGCAGCACTTCAAGTGCCAGTAATGATGGCAGAACAAGTAAGTGATGGCTACTTTTTGTCAGCAGTATATAGAACCAgcttgcattgcaagtgataaaATGTGAGCTAAACCTTGGGGAGGGATAAGCAAATGTAAGCTTTAATCTGGTATTTAATCTGGTACTTATTGAAGCACTACACCATAAGCAGCAAGCTGAATTCCTTCTATTCCTTGAATATGTATCACTGCATTAAATTTTGCACTGGATTGCAGCTTCCAGACAAAGGCTTACTGAAACAGCTTCTGAAAGTAAGACTTTTGTCTTTACGTAAGCACTATAGCACCGCTGAATTTTGCTCCTGGGTACTTATTAAATTTCTGTTTTGCAGAAACCGAGCAGGCAGACTTATCTGTGCAGACAGCTCATCTATGTAAGATTTTCTCTTCTAGTAAGCAGCTATGTGCCATTGCTGCGTGTGCTCATTTAATTTGTTTTCCCTTTTCTAGCCTCAGTGGAAGAACAAAGAGGTTTGTAGTGGATATGCGTTGTTGCGTTTTATGTATGTATGAACAGTGCTGAAACTAATCTGGCTAAGCAAGGCTGCTGTATCAAACATTTAGTGAAAATGTACTTGTCTTTTACAGAGAGTGAAAATGACACCTTAAGCGAATCACAAGCCCCAGGTAAATATTGTTGCAAGTTGTCTTCTTACACGCAGTCAACACTGCAGTAAGATAATTTGATTTCATATTACCTTTGTTGCTTACTCATTGCACTTGGTTTAGTAAATATATAGTGCATGTCATGAAATACTGATTTGGTCATGCATGAATATACTAGGACCATTTGACGAGTAGAGCTTGTTTAGAGTTGTCGTACTGAGtcatttgtgctttcttttttgtgacaGGCAGCCAGCAAGCTCAATGTGCTGTGCAGTCATTTCAGTCAGGTAAGTTTCATTCATAACAGTATAAAACCAGGTGATGTCATATTTTAATATATTTTCTGCTTTTTTTGCACTGGGAGTTGCAGGTCCCGATTACTACATGCATGCATAGTTATAGAGCAAGTGCCTAGAAGAGCTGCATATTCTTGTGGGAAATTGCTCGTTTCCTTTTAGCACACCAGCCTAGGGCATCATTTCTGCAGCCACGTCGTGAAAGTAAGTTTCCTTGCTGGCACCCTCGGCAGTCGGCTTGCTGAGTAATGTTTTGGCATATATGCATATAATTTTCCTAATTTTTTCCACTGTATTTGCTCAAGGCCCATTACAGTGGTCCATCTCCAGTGCCCAAGGTGCGTTTTGCTATTGACTGTGTTCCATAACTCAACAAGTGTGATCAAGGAGAGACCCGTTAAGATATCGCGCTTCTTTTTATAGGAGGCTGGCGGAGAGCACCAGCTTCACAGTCTCGTTCAGGTGAAATTCATCTCTCACTGCAGTTTTACTGCTTTTTGCTTGTGACTGCTTTTTTTGAAGACACTGCCATACTTGTAAATTTTAACTTTCTGCAGACTCACCACTTTGTATGGCACCAAGCTCCCAAGGTTTGTTATGGAGAGCAAAACTCAATTCCACACATGCATGATTACCGCTGCATAGAGCTAGTAATTAAGCAGATAATGTTTTGAGGATTCTGTGGGTTTTTCACAGGAAGCCTTCCAGGAATACCATTCCCAGAGTTGCATTTAGGTAAATTTAATTTGAAAATTGAAACCTATGTGAGTAGCAGTTGAATGATGGACAATCGCACATTACTCTGCTTTTTCTGCAGACTCTCCACGATGGATTGCACAACATTCACAAGGTGAATTGTGGGGGGTACACTTTTTGAGCTCATATATGCATACAAAATGTCATTACGGCCAGTtactaaaaaaaaacaattttgctTTGCTTTCTTGCAGAAAGTTGTCTAGGAGTACAAGTACCAGCCGTACAGACATATCCTGGTAAGTTTCCTGGGATTTTCAGCTTGTCGTATTTCATTCATAACATTTCATTCGTTACTTTTCTGAATCTTGCAATATTCATGGATTCCTTGCTGCTTTATATATGTGCACTAACTGATGCCATTGTATTTCTTGGAATTGTTCTTGCTTGTTCAGGAACTGGACATGCAGAATTCGCCACGCAGTCTTGTCACCTAGGTAATATTTACGATGACCCGTCTATTAGTATTTAGAATGCTACTATGAATGTGGAAAACGTTTCCTCTACATTTTTTGCAGAACTGCCATGGTGGCCTGCTTCTAGTTCTCAAGGCAAGTTGTATTATTTGTCACATCTTGGTACATGAACACGATTGGTTATAATGCCAACAATTAAAATACAGCTGTATTGCTGAGTGGTCATCTGGTTTGCTTGTTTTTCtaggcagccactgtccagcgtTAGTGTCACAATTGCATCACCAAGGTTCATTTGTCAAAACTAACCTCAACAGAGTGCACAGCCTCATTTTGTACATATTGCGAATGTACGAAATTACATTTTGCATGACATTTTACTCACAAGGTGTTTGTATAATGCTGAGGATTGATGGTTGTTGCAGCTTTGTGCTGGTGTACTTGAAAAAATCCAGTTAGCTCGGTAATGTAGAATGAGTGTTGCTAGAATTGTGCATTATTACTGCAGAAACTATATGGTCTGCAGATGCCAACTTTGAATTTCATGTCCAGGTATGTGTCTCCTTCACTTATGTGCTGCTGTAGACAACCACGCTTTCTTTTTAGAGGAGCTACTCTTCTTTGCTAGTGTTGTATTCCTTCCTACTGGTAGCAGCTTTTATTCTTGTCCTAAGAGAACCACTCAAAAGAAATGTAACCTTTCTTTGTTCTACAAAGTTAGTGCATCTAGAATCATGGAACAACATAAGTGCTAGCTTGAAGCGGCGAAGTGTCCATGTGTGGGCCAATGTGCCCACACTGTTTTTGGAGAAACGGAAGTGTTAGTGTGGGGTGTAATGCATGAGGAGAGTTGGAAATGCAGGGGTAATTTGTAGCATTGTAGGAAATTTGTTTTATCAATCATTTCACAAGTGTAGCTGTTTGGGCAAAGAGTGGGTAATGCACTGCTTGGTGTAAGAAGTGCAAAGGAAATAATGAAATGATGAAAAAGGTAGAGACTGGGACCAATAGGGCGGTATGTGTCCCTGTTCTTTTGCCTCTTGTTCTCGTTTGATGTAACCACAACAAATCCTAcattgaattggggagtgttgcataGAGATTATGGAGATTATCTGGTGCTCAAGAGGTTTCAGAGGATGTTAGTTATACTCGGAGCTTTGCTGTAAAtgcaattgattcttcatggctgCTAGTCTCTAGACCTTTTTTGTACAAGTGCAGTTTCCAGGTATTCACCGAGTGATTTTGCGGTTTAAGAAAGTGTGTAAAATGTTTTGTTTTACAGGTGAAGCACCCAGCCATTCTCAGAGTGGTTTCTCCGTTCAAGAAGGTGTGTACAATGAACTTGATTATTGCACCTACCTGCCTTTGTACGATTTTAATTAATGTTTAATCTCACACTGGACTGCAGAACAGTTAGAACATAGCCACAAAAGTTTGTAAGATAGTGCAAAGTTGTCTGCTGTATAAATTTTACAAAAGACATCTTAAATCCTTGTACATTTGTTTCCAATCTGCAGAACAAACTGACCAAAGTCTGTTGGCTTCAATCAGGAAGGAGAGCTCATGTAAGCACATTTTGGTAAATTTTATTTTGCATATAGTTTGCTCATCAACAAAGGTATTACACAGGTATTGCAGTTAAGGAATTTAGTTATAACAATTGATTTGGTAAATGAGAAATTTAATATTTCCCACCTTTTTACATGCTAATAAATGTATCACAGCTCACGTGAatgcatatatctgcatgccaCATACAGCCTTTTCTGTGCATGTGTTCAATACACTGTTCGAGTTTTCCGTTTTCCAATTAGGTAATTTATGTTCATTTATTAAGATGTTGCCAGAATCTGTTTAATCCCATCCATAAAAAAGCCTTTGTGGTAGTGGAATACAGTTTCTTATATTGGACTGAGAAATGTGCTTACATTACTGCATTTGCAAGCCATTATAGGTAGTATTTTTGTCTGCACATTTCATCTTCACATTTCAGCCGCTACTCGGAGCATTTTAAAAGACATGGCTGTCTTAAAAACTCAAAATGAGGCCATTTTGAACCTCTTAGGTAGTAACCGTGAGTGCGAGATGGATGAGCAGCCTGTACAGACATACCCGCTAAGGACAGTTGATGAAATTGACCATCTGGAACGTAACTTGAAAAGCTCCAGCAGCACGCGCAGGCAACTGGTAAATAATATTCAGCAACTTGGTTTTATAAGTATAATTATTTTGCTGTTCTTCGACAGTGCAAAGTCCTAGGTCACATTGGCGGCAACACAGTGCGCTCAACAACAGCAAACATCTTGAAATATTTACTTCACGATTCCGTCGCTGTCATGTACAGTCTCCATgggcaaaaaggaaaaagagccTTGGGTGAGACGGAGTTGTG
This window contains:
- the LOC135912380 gene encoding uncharacterized protein codes for the protein MYLSFTESENDTLSESQAPGSQQAQCAVQSFQSAHQPRASFLQPRRESPLQWSISSAQGGWRRAPASQSRSDSPLCMAPSSQGSLPGIPFPELHLGKFNLKIETYVSSS